The following proteins are co-located in the Poecile atricapillus isolate bPoeAtr1 chromosome 2, bPoeAtr1.hap1, whole genome shotgun sequence genome:
- the MIOS gene encoding GATOR complex protein MIOS isoform X1, translated as MSGSKPDILWAPHHVDRFVVCDSELSLYHIDSAVSSELKAGSLRLSEETTATLLSINSDTPYMKCVAWYPKYDPECLLAVGQANGRVVLTSLGQDHNSKSKDLIGKEFVPKHARQCNTLAWNPLDSNWLAAGLDKHRADFSVLIWDISSKYAPETAVATEKVRLSAGDAEAGLVVTKPLYELGQNDACLSLCWLPRDQKLLLAGMHRNLAIFDLRNTSQKIFVNTKAVQGVTVDPYFHDRVASFYEGQVAIWDLRKFEKPVLTLTEQPKPLTKVAWCPTRTGLLATLTRDSNIIRLYDMQHTPTPIGDETEPTIIERSVQPCENYIASFAWHPTSQNRMVVVTPNRTMSDFTVFERISLAWSPVTSLMWACGRHLYECTEEGKASSLEKDIATKMRLRALSRYGLDTEQVWRNHLLAGNEDPQLKSLWYTLHFMKQYTEDMDQKLTGNKGPLVYAGIKSIVKSSLGTTENLRHSRSGSDRQADIIQYLSEERSLALQLCGWIKKGTDLDVEPFLNSLEQEGDWERAAAVALFNLDIRRAIQILNKGASSGKGDLNLNVVAMALSGYTDEKNSLWREMCSTLRLQLNNPYLCAMFAFLTSESGSYDGVLYENNVAVRDRVAFACKFLNDAQLNRFIEKLTNEMKEAGNLEGILLTGLTKDGVDLMESYVDRTGDVQTASYCMLQGSPSDVLKDERVQYWIENYRNLLDAWRFWHKRAEFDIHRSKLDPSSKPLAQVFVSCNFCGKSISYSCSAIPHQGRGFSQYGVSGSPTKSKVTSCPGCRKPLPRCALCLINMGTPVSSCPGGSKSDEKVDLSKDKKLAQFNNWFTWCHNCRHGGHAGHMLSWFRDHTECPVSACSCKCMQLDTTGNLVPAETVQA; from the exons ATGAGTGGCTCCAAACCTGATATCCTGTGGGCACCACACCATGTTGACAGATTTGTTGTGTGTGATTCAGAGCTGAGCCTGTACCACATTGACTCTGCTGTAAGTTCAGAACTCAAGGCAGGGTCCTTGCGGTTGTCAGAGGAAACTACGGCTACACTGCTGTCAATAAATTCGGATACACCGTACATGAAATGTGTGGCTTGGTATCCCAAGTATGATCCTGAATGTCTCCTTGCTGTTGGACAGGCCAATGGCCGAGTGGTGCTTACCAGCCTTGGGCAAGATCACAACTCAAAATCTAAAGATTTGATAGGCAAAGAGTTTGTTCCCAAACACGCTCGGCAATGCAACACCCTGGCATGGAACCCACTGGATAGCAATTGGCTTGCTGCTGGGTTAGATAAACATCGGGCTGACTTTTCAGTACTGATCTGGGATATCAGCAGCAAATATGCCCCAGAGACTGCAGTTGCTACAGAGAAAGTAAGGCTTTCAGCAGGAGATGCGGAAGCAGGCCTGGTAGTAACAAAACCACTATATGAATTAGGACAGAATGATgcttgtctctctctctgttggCTTCCACGGGATCAGAAGCTGCTGTTAGCTGGAATGCATCGAAATCTGGCTATCTTTGATCTTAGGAACACAAGCCAAAAAATATTCGTTAACACCAAGGCTGTCCAAGGAGTGACTGTTGATCCCTATTTCCACGATCGTGTCGCTTCCTTCTATGAAGGCCAGGTTGCCATATGGGATTTAAGAAAGTTTGAAAAGCCTGTTTTGACCCTGACAGAGCAACCAAAACCCTTAACAAAAGTTGCATGGTGTCCAACAAGGACTGGACTGTTGGCTACTTTAACAAGGGATAGTAATATTATTAGACTGTATGATATGCAGCATACTCCCACCCCTATTGGAGATGAAACTGAGCCGACAATAATTGAACGAAGTGTCCAACCATGTGAAAATTACATTGCTTCATTTGCCTGGCATCCCACAAGTCAAAATCGAATGGTGGTAGTGACTCCAAACAGGACTATGTCTGACTTCACTGTTTTTGAAAGAATTTCTCTCGCATGGAGCCCGGTGACATCCTTAATGTGGGCTTGTGGACGACATTTGTATGAGTgcacagaagaaggaaaggctAGTTCCTTGGAAAAAGACATAGCAACCAAAATGCGCCTCAGAGCTCTGTCAAGGTATGGTCTTGATACTGAACAAGTTTGGAGAAATCACCTCCTAGCTGGAAATGAAGATCCTCAGCTGAAATCGCTTTGGTACACTCTGCATT TTATGAAGCAGTATACTGAAGATATGGATCaaaaacttacaggaaacaAAGGTCCCTTAGTTTATGCTGGCATTAAATCAATTGTGAAGTCATCTTTGG GAACTACAGAGAACCTCAGGCACAGCAGGAGTGGATCTGATAGACAAGCAGATATTATTCAATATCTGAGTGAGGAGAGATCTTTGGCTTTGCAGCTCTGTGGGTGGATAAAGAAGGGAACAGACTTAGATGTGGAACCTTTCCTAAATTCATTGGAACAGGAAGGAGATTGGGAGCGAGCTGCTGCTGTAGCACTTTTCAACTTGGACATAAGGCGAGCAATACAAATTCTGAATAAAGGGGCTTCCTCAGGAAAAG GTGATCTGAACCTTAATGTAGTAGCAATGGCTCTATCAGGCTACACAGATGAGAAGAACTCACTCTGGAGAGAAATGTGCAGTACTCTAAGACTGCAGTTGAACAATCCCTACTTGTGTGCTATGTTTGCTTTCCTGACGAGTGAGTCTGGTTCATATGATGGTGTTCTG TATGAAAATAATGTAGCTGTACGAGACAGAGTGGCATTTGCTTGCAAGTTCCTCAATGATGCTCAG cTCAACAGGTTTATTGAAAAGCTGACAAATGAAATGAAAGAGGctgggaatttggagggaaTACTATTAACAGGGCTGACAAAAGATGGAGTTGACTTGATGGAAAGTTATGTTGACAGAACTGGAGATGTCCAGACAGCAAGCTATTGCATGCTACAG GGTTCTCCATCAGATGTACTTAAGGATGAAAGGGTTCAGTACTGGATTGAGAACTACAGGAATCTTTTAGATGCTTGGAGGTTTTGGCATAAACGTGCAGAATTTGATATCCATAGGAGTAAGCTGGATCCTAGCTCAAAGCCTTTAGCCCAG GTGTTTGTGAGTTgcaatttctgtggaaaatcaATCTCTTACAGCTGTTCAGCTATTCCTCATCAGGGGCGAGGTTTTAGCCAATACGGGGTCAGTGGTTCACCAACCAAGTCAAAAGTTACAAGCTGTCCTGGTTGCCGTAAGCCCCTTCCCCGCTGTGCACTTTGCTTGATAAACATGGGAACACCAGTTTCCAGCTGTCCAG GAGGATCCAAGTCAGATGAAAAAGTGGATCTTAGCAAAGACAAGAAGTTAGCCCAGTTCAACAACTGGTTTACTTGGTGTCACAACTGTAGGCATGGTGGACATGCTGGTCATATGCTGAGCTGGTTCAG GGACCATACTGAGTGCCCAGTTTCTGCCTGCTCTTGTAAGTGTATGCAGCTGGATACAACAGGGAATCTCGTTCCAGCAGAGACTGTCCAGGCATAA
- the MIOS gene encoding GATOR complex protein MIOS isoform X2, with translation MSGSKPDILWAPHHVDRFVVCDSELSLYHIDSAVSSELKAGSLRLSEETTATLLSINSDTPYMKCVAWYPKYDPECLLAVGQANGRVVLTSLGQDHNSKSKDLIGKEFVPKHARQCNTLAWNPLDSNWLAAGLDKHRADFSVLIWDISSKYAPETAVATEKVRLSAGDAEAGLVVTKPLYELGQNDACLSLCWLPRDQKLLLAGMHRNLAIFDLRNTSQKIFVNTKAVQGVTVDPYFHDRVASFYEGQVAIWDLRKFEKPVLTLTEQPKPLTKVAWCPTRTGLLATLTRDSNIIRLYDMQHTPTPIGDETEPTIIERSVQPCENYIASFAWHPTSQNRMVVVTPNRTMSDFTVFERISLAWSPVTSLMWACGRHLYECTEEGKASSLEKDIATKMRLRALSRYGLDTEQVWRNHLLAGNEDPQLKSLWYTLHFMKQYTEDMDQKLTGNKGPLVYAGIKSIVKSSLGTTENLRHSRSGSDRQADIIQYLSEERSLALQLCGWIKKGTDLDVEPFLNSLEQEGDWERAAAVALFNLDIRRAIQILNKGASSGKGDLNLNVVAMALSGYTDEKNSLWREMCSTLRLQLNNPYLCAMFAFLTSESGSYDGVLYENNVAVRDRVAFACKFLNDAQLNRFIEKLTNEMKEAGNLEGILLTGLTKDGVDLMESYVDRTGDVQTASYCMLQVFVSCNFCGKSISYSCSAIPHQGRGFSQYGVSGSPTKSKVTSCPGCRKPLPRCALCLINMGTPVSSCPGGSKSDEKVDLSKDKKLAQFNNWFTWCHNCRHGGHAGHMLSWFRDHTECPVSACSCKCMQLDTTGNLVPAETVQA, from the exons ATGAGTGGCTCCAAACCTGATATCCTGTGGGCACCACACCATGTTGACAGATTTGTTGTGTGTGATTCAGAGCTGAGCCTGTACCACATTGACTCTGCTGTAAGTTCAGAACTCAAGGCAGGGTCCTTGCGGTTGTCAGAGGAAACTACGGCTACACTGCTGTCAATAAATTCGGATACACCGTACATGAAATGTGTGGCTTGGTATCCCAAGTATGATCCTGAATGTCTCCTTGCTGTTGGACAGGCCAATGGCCGAGTGGTGCTTACCAGCCTTGGGCAAGATCACAACTCAAAATCTAAAGATTTGATAGGCAAAGAGTTTGTTCCCAAACACGCTCGGCAATGCAACACCCTGGCATGGAACCCACTGGATAGCAATTGGCTTGCTGCTGGGTTAGATAAACATCGGGCTGACTTTTCAGTACTGATCTGGGATATCAGCAGCAAATATGCCCCAGAGACTGCAGTTGCTACAGAGAAAGTAAGGCTTTCAGCAGGAGATGCGGAAGCAGGCCTGGTAGTAACAAAACCACTATATGAATTAGGACAGAATGATgcttgtctctctctctgttggCTTCCACGGGATCAGAAGCTGCTGTTAGCTGGAATGCATCGAAATCTGGCTATCTTTGATCTTAGGAACACAAGCCAAAAAATATTCGTTAACACCAAGGCTGTCCAAGGAGTGACTGTTGATCCCTATTTCCACGATCGTGTCGCTTCCTTCTATGAAGGCCAGGTTGCCATATGGGATTTAAGAAAGTTTGAAAAGCCTGTTTTGACCCTGACAGAGCAACCAAAACCCTTAACAAAAGTTGCATGGTGTCCAACAAGGACTGGACTGTTGGCTACTTTAACAAGGGATAGTAATATTATTAGACTGTATGATATGCAGCATACTCCCACCCCTATTGGAGATGAAACTGAGCCGACAATAATTGAACGAAGTGTCCAACCATGTGAAAATTACATTGCTTCATTTGCCTGGCATCCCACAAGTCAAAATCGAATGGTGGTAGTGACTCCAAACAGGACTATGTCTGACTTCACTGTTTTTGAAAGAATTTCTCTCGCATGGAGCCCGGTGACATCCTTAATGTGGGCTTGTGGACGACATTTGTATGAGTgcacagaagaaggaaaggctAGTTCCTTGGAAAAAGACATAGCAACCAAAATGCGCCTCAGAGCTCTGTCAAGGTATGGTCTTGATACTGAACAAGTTTGGAGAAATCACCTCCTAGCTGGAAATGAAGATCCTCAGCTGAAATCGCTTTGGTACACTCTGCATT TTATGAAGCAGTATACTGAAGATATGGATCaaaaacttacaggaaacaAAGGTCCCTTAGTTTATGCTGGCATTAAATCAATTGTGAAGTCATCTTTGG GAACTACAGAGAACCTCAGGCACAGCAGGAGTGGATCTGATAGACAAGCAGATATTATTCAATATCTGAGTGAGGAGAGATCTTTGGCTTTGCAGCTCTGTGGGTGGATAAAGAAGGGAACAGACTTAGATGTGGAACCTTTCCTAAATTCATTGGAACAGGAAGGAGATTGGGAGCGAGCTGCTGCTGTAGCACTTTTCAACTTGGACATAAGGCGAGCAATACAAATTCTGAATAAAGGGGCTTCCTCAGGAAAAG GTGATCTGAACCTTAATGTAGTAGCAATGGCTCTATCAGGCTACACAGATGAGAAGAACTCACTCTGGAGAGAAATGTGCAGTACTCTAAGACTGCAGTTGAACAATCCCTACTTGTGTGCTATGTTTGCTTTCCTGACGAGTGAGTCTGGTTCATATGATGGTGTTCTG TATGAAAATAATGTAGCTGTACGAGACAGAGTGGCATTTGCTTGCAAGTTCCTCAATGATGCTCAG cTCAACAGGTTTATTGAAAAGCTGACAAATGAAATGAAAGAGGctgggaatttggagggaaTACTATTAACAGGGCTGACAAAAGATGGAGTTGACTTGATGGAAAGTTATGTTGACAGAACTGGAGATGTCCAGACAGCAAGCTATTGCATGCTACAG GTGTTTGTGAGTTgcaatttctgtggaaaatcaATCTCTTACAGCTGTTCAGCTATTCCTCATCAGGGGCGAGGTTTTAGCCAATACGGGGTCAGTGGTTCACCAACCAAGTCAAAAGTTACAAGCTGTCCTGGTTGCCGTAAGCCCCTTCCCCGCTGTGCACTTTGCTTGATAAACATGGGAACACCAGTTTCCAGCTGTCCAG GAGGATCCAAGTCAGATGAAAAAGTGGATCTTAGCAAAGACAAGAAGTTAGCCCAGTTCAACAACTGGTTTACTTGGTGTCACAACTGTAGGCATGGTGGACATGCTGGTCATATGCTGAGCTGGTTCAG GGACCATACTGAGTGCCCAGTTTCTGCCTGCTCTTGTAAGTGTATGCAGCTGGATACAACAGGGAATCTCGTTCCAGCAGAGACTGTCCAGGCATAA